One genomic segment of Sminthopsis crassicaudata isolate SCR6 chromosome 2, ASM4859323v1, whole genome shotgun sequence includes these proteins:
- the LOC141557057 gene encoding ovomucoid-like — translation MKAVAIFLMLTVMSMLNVESVAEIPIDCSGYEKLPPGKSQICTMELIPICASDGVTYGNKCAFCHAVKQSDDNIKFVHMGNC, via the exons ATGAAGGCAGTAGCTATATTCCTAATGCTGACAGTGATGAGCATGTTAA ATGTGGAGTCAGTTGCAGAAATACCA aTTGATTGCAGTGGATATGAAAAACTGCCACCAGGAAAGTCTCAAATATGTACTATGGAGTTAATACCAATATGTGCTTCTGACGGTGTAACATATGGCAATAAATGTGCTTTCTGCCATGCTGTTAA ACAGAGTGATGACAACATCAAATTTGTACATATGGGGAACTGTTAA